From the Dermacentor variabilis isolate Ectoservices chromosome 5, ASM5094787v1, whole genome shotgun sequence genome, the window aacggagtgcggcttcgccgcatagatttggttgcttcccaggcaagatggcggacctacgcgcaactctgctacctgtggtagcatatacagtaactctagtgcgcactaaagtcccttgataattcgaaagtaacgacactctttgaactctgccgccgccgcgcgacctcctcgcctcctcctcgccccttgtgcgttccccccgcggtaaccagttttgcccccgttttttctgcacgccgattggactccctgccgttgcccttggaaacgcgcgtatcttgggttttgcttgtgtttttctttttcgttcgcgccattttcgtcctgagcacggctggctcggcgctttagctcggcgtagcgaacgttgtacgccgtgtttcctgctctctgtgctagcgctatgccgggttgttgcgcatataactgcagcaagaagcctcaagatggctatgccatttttatgataccacaaggaaagcgtgaccgcttgcgcaggaagcagtggctgcgtgacattggccgaaagaactttattccgacaaagaacagcgttgtttgcgagctgaggcgtctttcttagagctcgtagcatagcatcccgtaatgctgcattgtttttttcgttcttccagcctgctcaccagcgcttttgttgcaGTTGTCCTCAGCATGCTTAatattcccctcgcacgtcgctaactgttgttattcagtcggaagtccagcattatagattctgctttgcgccctgaaaaaattagtggcaaatatacccgtatattgcaggtgataagcgttagctagtcaacattgagttgtttttttttttcagttttaagccgaaagcctttagatctttatatttcaatgtcgcgttgtaaactggaagtatcacgtggcccaaaaaggccagaggtgacccaaatcatgtccacccctgtataagagaatgattgcccaattaatgaatcattagtgattgacataaggtggattaggcagGATTAATGTGATTCcaatgtattaaagaagattaaggtggattagagtgcgttaagaaggattaagatgcatgaataaagattaaagtgggtggaggaggattaaggccgattatggtggattacggtgaagggttggtgaaagggtattaggaccgattagggtggaatagggtgcatgaactaggattagggaggattaaggtggataaagtaagattaaggtccattaatgtggattaaggtgaattagggttgataaaggggaTTATGACCCATTAGGCtggattagtgtagattaaggtggattagggaccatggagctggattaggcttgatagaggtggattagggtgtattaaggtagattgggacaattaggcaggataacgttgggttaaggtgtatgaataaggattaaggtggatggaggattaaggcggattatgatggatgcggattgataaagagaattaagaccgtatatggtaggctaaggtgcattaggggcgatgtacgttgattaggttgtactaaggtggattgggagtactaagctggattatggtggatgaaggagcattaaggtggattagggtggactaaagtGAACTAGgtttcattgagtattaagaccgattagactaccacaatcctcctaatgcacattaatccactgaatccacattcatcgaccttaatcctccttcattcactttaatccaccttaatccacgacagtcctccttaatgcaccttcatcgacattaatctactctaaccctctttaatgcgctttaatcctccttaatcagcCCTACtacttcctcattcactttaatccaccctaatacactacaatcgtccttaattcaccttaatccattcatttaccttagtccaccctaattcTCCTTAATCTACCCTTATCCTCCtttattcactttaattcactttagcccaccataatccttaatgcaccttaatccttcttaatccaccctcatcctccttcatgcactttaatccaccctaatccactataatcgtccttaatacaccttcatccaccctaatcaacgttcatcgaccttaatccaaccttgtcctcttttatgcaccttaatccacttccatcaactttaatccaccttaacgctccttaatacacccgaattcatcttaatccaatcactaatcatcattactttgctaatcattaatcatctcctatgcgcggctgcacatgctttggttcgcttcccgcctttctTCGGACCACGTGATATCTTCTGTAgttcacaacgggaccttgaaacagaggtctaaggctctcgcttaataaaccacgcacaaagggatgtgtcacaagcaatactagatcagacgcacgaagtaaagcatctgatcatgtggcagaaaaattgtctggagcatagaactcgccccaaagctccctttacatcggtataccccattcatacggctttaagaaaaacggaacctcctcataaacgttgccttcagcattatcgatgctgttattagcatttgtcaaaattttgaaccccagtggggcgcgcaactggcccaaaagaacacgcctccatagaatcctgcggcccgtccgcgggagcccaggaggaatagcgtgccgtgcgcagccggcgggtgaggagaatcgaggaggaaagcgccgtgaggaggagagtgtcgctactttcaaattatcaaggggtgcGCACTTTGCTTCCCGCTGGTGCCCGCACGCCTGCCAGTGGGATAGacaaaattccaatcaagttaatgaacttggcccaagaagcaaggaaacgctgataaaagcgttggaggcagtcataacaaataagcaaattccgcacagctggaaacagagtaaaatgaatttgatttataaagggaaaggtgataagaagaacataaaatccttccgaccaattacgataacatcagttacaTATaagctggcgatgcaggcggtgaaattaaaaatgcactcatgtgtagaaagtaatagaatactcggataacttcagaacgggttcagaagtggcaggcgcttagatgatagcctgttcgtgcttacccagtgcatagaaatagctaaggcggaaaatagacctgtgtatttagccttcctagctggacataagcggtgcatacgacaacttgaacagggaactcctgttcCATAttaacatattaaaagatgaaggtatcggtcatgaggtaattgattttctgcaggaaatatatcgagaaaatgtTGAAagaacatgggaaggaattaagagtacgataACTAGCTGTctaggtacacaaaggattaaggcaaggttgtcctctatcaccgctgctgtgcATGCTTTATATGATTTTAGTGTTCGCGTAGACCGGGATGCGGTCTGATTGATTTAGATTGGAGTGACACGGTGATACGCACTCATTGCTGAAGCTCCCATGCTTTATTCCAGGTTGCCAACCGAGTACTCACATTTGGCTAAATGCTGGTAATAGACACTACATTACCCTCCTTGGGGAAAATGAAATGAATGCGGACACAATGTGATTAGGGAAACCATAAACGGAAAACAGTTCACTGCTGAAAAGTCGTGAATGTCTCCTACGAACAAACAGTCACAATGTCAGGTTGCGAAATCAGAAAGATGGCGTGGAGGCTTTCTGTTTCTCTTTGGGTAGCGCTCTTTTGGAGAACTCTGGTGCAATGCAGGTGGTGCAGGATCTGGCACTGAGGTGGGTAGAGGATATATGATGTCATCACAGTCAAATGATGTTTTGGCTGGTGCTTGTTTAAGGCCAGAGGCATCTCTGAAAAAACTTGAGTTGCGCGTTATTACTCTATTTCCTCTCGATGCCTTGATTTGTGATCCATGAACGCTGACAATGGTATAAGGGTCTGGATCATAGTACGAAGTGAACTTGTCGTGTCTGTCTTGCTTGCGCAAGACTCGCTGACCGACACAGAAGCGATGTGGTTGAGCATGCCTTCGTGCATCAGCATGTTGTTTGTTGTATGCCCTTTTCTCACGCACAGTTGTTTTGAACTTTGTTATGTCTTCCGTTTCCGAAGCAGCTTCAACATAGCAAGGCAGAAGATTTCTCATCGGTCTGCCAAACAGCTGTTCATACGGTGATCGTCCTGTAGTTAAGTGTTTTGAAGACCTGTATGACATCAGGAAAGTGTCGAGCTCTACTTTCCAATCAATGTTCTCAAGCTGACTAGTGTGAACATGCTTTTTCAATGTTCTCATGAACCGCTCAGCTTCGCCATTAGCTTGAGGCCACAAAGGTGTGATCCGATGATGCCGAAATCCCAATTCTTTTGCGAATGCAGCAAACTCTTTGCCTTGGAATGGTGGTCCATTGTCACTTTTTACCTGTGCAGGGATTCCAAACTGGCAAAACACTTGTCGTAGGGAGGGAAGCACATTGTTTGCACTTGTGGAGTGTATGACTTGTACCACTGGGTATCGTGAGAAGTCATCTAACACCACCATAGCGTACTTTTCATCTGGGAAGGGACCACAAAGGTCGACTGATACTTCTTCCCAGGGACCACTGGGTAGCTCCGTTATGGCAAGTGGTTCTTGCTTTGCTTGGGGAACAGCTGCTTGACATGGTAGGCAGCTTTTAATCAAAGTGTGCACGAGCTTATCCATGCCTGGGAACCACACTTTTTCTCTTaacatttgttttgtttccaCAATCCCTTGATGGCCCTTGTGGGCAAGCAGCACTGCTTGTTTCTGCAGAGTAGCGGGAAGAACTAGGCGTGTTCCTCGAAGGACGATGTCCTCGGGCGTTGTTAGTTCTGTTTTTATAGATGCAAATGGCTTCAGTTCAGCTGAGACCCAGCTGGTGAGTGTGGGGTGCTGGATAGCACTGATAAGTGACTGTAGCTGCTGGTCTGCTTTCGTTGCATCAGCGACTTGAACCGAGAAGGCCTTTGGGATGTTGTGGCGCTGGATAAAGTTGACATACTCATTAGGTACTTTGTCGATGCGGGCACACATTTTCGTTTCAGGAACTGGATGCCTGGAAAGGTAATCGGCAGGGTTACTACTTCCTGCAGTGTGTTGTACAACAAACCTGTACTGTTGAATGCGTAGAGCAAGGCGCTCAATGCGGGCAGATGGTGATGATCTTGGGTTTCCCAGTATGCTCACTAAAGGCTTGTGATCAGTCAGCAAAAGGAAGTTGACTCCACAAAGGTGAAGGCGGAACTGCTCCATGGCCCATACAGCTGCGAGCACCTCACGTTCAATTTGGGATTAGCGACTTTCAACTGGTGTAAGCGCTCTACTTGCATAAGCTATCACTGCAATGTCTTCACTGTCACGCTGTGTAAGGATAGCACCCAGTCCATGTGGACTTGCATCTCCCACCAATTCTGTCGGTTTGGATGGGTCAAAGTAAGCAAGGGTGTAGGGATCGCACATGGCTTGCTTTAGGCTCTCAAGAGCATTTTGCTGTCGTTTTGTCCACTCCCAGACAACATCCTTCAGTGTCAGTTCACGTAAAGGCTGTGTGAGGTCAGCAAGATTTCTCAGAAATCTGCCTGAATAGTTGATCATTCCTAGCAGGCTCCTCACTTCTTGTGGTGATTCCGGTGTTTTAATCTGTAGGAAGGCTGCTATCTTCTTAGGATCAGGACGaacgccatcagctgaaaaattaAGTCCAAAGAAGTTCAGTTCACGTTGATGAAAGTGACACTTCTTTTCATTCAGTGTCAATCCAGCTTCTTGGAGTCGCTGCAGAACGGCTTCCAAGGACAAGtcgtgctcctgttttgtttgccCAAAAACAAGAATATCATCACTAACATTCAGGACATTGGGGATGCCATTGAGCACTTGGCGTATGGTGTTCTGAAAGATTTCAGCTGCACTGCTGATGCCGAAGTTCAGTCGCTTGGAGCGAAACAAGCCAACATGTGTTGAGAACGTGGTGAGTTGCCTTGAGGATGGGTCAAGTTCCAACTGGTGATATCCATTCTTTAAGTCAAGATTGGAGAACATTGTTGCTCCATTTAAGGCAATAATGACGTCATCCACTGTTGGGCACAAATGTCGTTCCCGTTGAATGACAGTGTTCACAACACGCATGTCAATGCAGATTCGAATTTCATCAGGCTGATGCGGTTTAGGCACAATAACCACAGGGGACACCCACGGTGTAGGTCCTATGGCTGGCTCAATGATGTCTTCTGACAGGAGGCGTTCAAGTTCTTTCTCTGTGGCGTCACGTAAGGCAAACGGAATACACCTGTGTGGTTGTGCAACCGGTGGGACAGTGTCGTCCACAAAAAGATGAATGTGGTGGTATTTGAGTTTTCCAACTCCACTAAACAACTTGGGGAATGCTTCCACGATTAACTTGTCACCTTGATGCTCATTAACTTGGTATGTGATCTGGACAAGCCCCAGGTTGGATGCTGCTGTGAAGCTTAAGAGTGGTGCACAGTTTCCTCAAATGACAAAGATGTCTTCTTCAATGCAGTTACCTTTGTGTCTCATTGTGACAGAGACTTTGCCTAGAAGTTCAAGCGGAGATGTTGCTTTGTATGGGAATACTCTGACGGATGTTTCCTGGAGTTTCACCTTTAGCCGATAGCTCTCAAAGTCATTTTCGCCAACAATTGACACTGTTGCACCTGTGTCGATTATGAAAGTGACCGGCACATTGTTGACAGTGACAATACCTTTAGGAGATGGGCCTGTCTGAGGTGAGGTCATGGCAACGAAAACATACTTGTCACTGCTTGAACTGGTGTCACGGGTAGCAGCACATTCTTTGGTGCTAGAACTCTTCTTACTGGAGACTGCCTGATTCCTGTTTGGACCATTGTCACAGTCCACTGCTTGTACCATTTGTCTCGTTAAACGACAGAATCGTGCAAAGTGACCAACCTTGTTACATGCCTTGCATGTCTTGCCCCATGCAGCACAACTTGATCGTCCGCCTTGGTGAGGCCACTTGCCACCGCAGTTGCGACAATCAGCTGATGAGACACGAGGTCGTTGCGGTGCATAGGTTTGTCGCAGCATCTGTCGGCTGTTTCTTTGGTGTTGGCCATGGTGCTGTCCTTCCTTGTGCACTGCGAGCACCGCACTGCGAGCATCGACGTTCTTTTCGATTTCGGATACATCCCGTTCGACATCCTCGAGCATTCTTCCTTGTTTAAGTAAGTCTGGTAAAGTGAGGGAATGAAGCATTGCGTGTTTGCGAAGGCGAGACGACGTTGTGTCGAGGATTATTTGGTTCTGGACTTCAGCGTCGACGTTCTCGAAGTTACAGTGGCGAGAGAGCTGCCGGAGGCGCGCGTAGAAGGCGTCCAGTGGCTCACCAACGTTTTGCTGGGCTTGGCGAAATTTGTAGATCGCAAATGTCGAGTTCACTCGCGGGGCGAAGTATGCACTCAGTTTCGCTCGTGCGGCATCGTATTCTGGCGTCGATGGGCTCTGCGTGGTCTGGGTCGTGCTTGTAGCTGTTTTAGCTTGTATAGGGCAGTCGGGGAGGGAGCGAAATATGTCGTAGACTTCCTCGCCGACGTAGTGCAGGAGGAGCGCTTTCTTGCGTGCATCTGCCGTGATATCACACGCTAAAAGAAAGCTGTCGAACCTTTCTATCCACTTGGTCCATTCGTGACCAGTATTGTTGGCGTCTGTGGCGCGGAGGTCGAAACTTGGGAAGGGAGGGAGCGCGTATGCCATGGCTGCGATTGCCGGTTGCCGCTTGCTGCTGAGGGATGATACGACGGAATGACTTTGTTTGGCACTCACATGGGACCAAGTAACACTTCTGACACCATTTTAGTGTTCGCGTAGACCGGGATGCGGTCTGATTGATTAGATTGGAGTGACACGGTGATACGCACTCATTGCTCAAGCTCCCATGCTTTATTCCAAGTTGCCAACCGAGTACTCACATTTGTCTAAATGCTGTTAATAGACACTACAATGAtaagtacactctaagaacagtttacaccctatggcttgccccttctgccacacaaaaataatcgtcatctgccttgatgcgtttcctttctttatcgctgcaagcccggaactttccagtgacgaacggcacgcgcgttatcaaaaggggcactccaaagggtgtaaactgttctatgctgataacgcgcgtgccattcgttactggaaagttctgggctcgcagcgataaagaaaggaaacgcatcaaggcagatgacgattatttttgtgtggcagaaggggcaagccaaagggtgtaaactgttcttagagtgtagaaaaGCACGAACAGTTTCTCATAGCAAAAGgacgaagagatgccgggataatgaaacatagggcatatattggggggtacaacaggtattaggtactgagaggtatttggaagggagtaacccacgaaacacagaacctcttaaaaacttcttgaaacggctacaaacggctatagacgtcttggtctatgataagactgaaaatagaatttcttctaaacataatttcagcacttggaatatgctagtatatattctacctgcggcaaaacccactactggtgtcactagagtctattttggtaaacacattcagaatgtctaactcaagaacttttctagatgtTTTTGTCTAAAAGCGCATAAAATGCCAAACAACGTGTTAAAAGTACGGTTACCGTCGGCCTTAGCGAATAAAAAACGccgcagacaaatcgaactcgttggaagcaacataggttaattggctttaatgttaaataatttcacaccagaacttcaacaatcaaggccgtgttattgttttccatacggggcgcgcacacgatgCCTGGAAACCATCAGCAGCGggagcgaaacgccggcgttgcaaagcggtgtcacagagccaccgcgctgcgatcacttcggcggcacaatccaaatttgtcagacatctcattccgtgctggaaacactggctggcaggaagtttgaaaaaacggtcGCTGCCACCCGTAATGTTTCGtacgtgggttcgttatgccagttgtgcgtcattctaagccgttctgtacatttatactggatattaagtggagtcatttagctgtgctgatgctttttgcgtgtgttttgcattagtgcttcgtgacatcggctgtattgcctgttttcgccgacggcttactaccacaatggcgggatctgcgttcgcggccttcgtgtctcggtgtgtctgcacgtcgcacgttcggataacacttcttccggtaagtgaaatacattgcacttcgtttttcgtcaacaatgtgaatatttttaggtgttacccaCGACAGTTCTTGATAGATGGGCTCTCCTGCTCTGCGAGTTTTCGTCTTTACTTTTATatgagggttctgcttgtgttcagccgtccAGCACTACCACGCTCCatgacttccgcaacaccagttaGAACTTCGCCCTGCTTGTTAgtctgtggttaacgtagcacgaaccaaccgaaggagtgcattcgaagacgacgcgctggctgtaatgctgaaccggactgaactcgccctattttgtgtccttttgttcttgcgtgtgcgcgcgtgtgtgtcagtgactatgcagtttgtagcgttcccactttatagcaaaacaaaattataactgcaatgtttacttcccaaattaaatcgtctgctgatgtacaaatttcacttgtgttttgttctaaataagcagcaaaaccttt encodes:
- the LOC142583755 gene encoding uncharacterized protein LOC142583755, which produces MAYALPPFPSFDLRATDANNTGHEWTKWIERFDSFLLACDITADARKKALLLHYVGEEVYDIFRSLPDCPIQAKTATSTTQTTQSPSTPEYDAARAKLSAYFAPRVNSTFAIYKFRQAQQNVGEPLDAFYARLRQLSRHCNFENVDAEVQNQIILDTTSSRLRKHAMLHSLTLPDLLKQGRMLEDVERDVSEIEKNVDARSAVLAVHKEGQHHGQHQRNSRQMLRQTYAPQRPRVSSADCRNCGGKWPHQGGRSSCAAWGKTCKACNKVGHFARFCRLTRQMVQAVDCDNGPNRNQAVSSKKSSSTKECAATRDTSSSSDKYVFVAMTSPQTGPSPKGIVTVNNVPVTFIIDTGATVSIVGENDFESYRLKVKLQETSVRVFPYKATSPLELLGKVSVTMRHKAASNLGLVQITYQVNEHQGDKLIVEAFPKLFSGVGKLKYHHIHLFVDDTVPPVAQPHRCIPFALRDATEKELERLLSEDIIEPAIGPTPWVSPVVIVPKPHQPDEIRICIDMRVVNTVIQRERHLCPTVDDVIIALNGATMFSNLDLKNGYHQLELDPSSRQLTTFSTHVGLFRSKRLNFGISSAAEIFQNTIRQVLNGIPNVLNVSDDILVFGQTKQEHDLSLEAVLQRLQEAGLTLNEKKCHFHQRELNFFGLNFSADGVRPDPKKIAAFLQIKTPESPQEVRSLLGMINYSGRFLRNLADLTQPLRELTLKDVVWEWTKRQQNALESLKQAMCDPYTLAYFDPSKPTELVGDASPHGLGAILTQRDSEDIAVIAYASRALTPVESR